The Mycolicibacterium smegmatis genome has a window encoding:
- a CDS encoding polysaccharide deacetylase family protein: protein MSAPWHHGAAAVATLTFDVDAETPILAEGRHHADNLMTMSHQAYGPEVGVPRILDLLDDLGVGATFFIPGWVAEHRPHLAASVVERGHEVAHHSYSHRSPAGMTAAEERADFERALAVFDAQGITVAGHRAAMWGATWQTPALVAEYGLSYDSSLMGDDRPYRIATPAGDIVELPVHWSLDDWEQYAYLPEPHIGSVIESPVKVEQMWRAELDGMRHYRSLFNVCMHPFLSGRPGRMLALRRFIEYALECGDVTFARCGDVAAAVRRDPDLAPRTLVPPTVDADTYPV, encoded by the coding sequence AGCGCGCCGTGGCATCACGGTGCGGCCGCCGTGGCGACGCTGACGTTCGACGTCGACGCCGAGACCCCGATCCTCGCCGAGGGACGTCACCACGCCGACAACCTGATGACGATGTCGCATCAGGCGTACGGCCCCGAGGTGGGCGTGCCCCGGATCCTGGATCTGCTCGACGATCTCGGCGTCGGAGCCACGTTCTTCATCCCGGGTTGGGTCGCCGAGCACCGGCCGCATCTGGCGGCGTCGGTCGTCGAGCGTGGCCACGAGGTCGCGCACCACTCCTACAGCCACCGGTCGCCGGCCGGTATGACCGCGGCCGAGGAACGGGCCGACTTCGAGCGCGCGCTGGCGGTTTTCGACGCGCAGGGGATCACGGTCGCGGGCCACCGCGCCGCGATGTGGGGCGCCACGTGGCAGACACCGGCGCTGGTCGCCGAGTACGGCCTGAGCTACGACTCGTCACTGATGGGCGACGACCGGCCCTACCGGATCGCCACGCCCGCAGGGGACATCGTCGAACTTCCCGTGCACTGGTCACTCGACGACTGGGAGCAGTACGCGTACCTTCCGGAGCCGCACATCGGATCGGTGATCGAATCGCCGGTCAAGGTCGAACAGATGTGGCGCGCGGAACTCGACGGTATGCGCCACTACCGCAGCCTGTTCAACGTGTGCATGCACCCGTTTCTCTCGGGACGGCCCGGTCGCATGCTGGCGCTGCGGCGCTTCATCGAATACGCCCTGGAATGCGGTGATGTCACGTTCGCGCGCTGCGGTGACGTCGCGGCCGCGGTGCGCCGCGATCCCGACCTCGCACCGCGCACGCTCGTGCCGCCCACCGTGGACGCCGATACCTATCCGGTGTGA